In Thermanaeromonas sp. C210, the following proteins share a genomic window:
- the grdA gene encoding glycine/sarcosine/betaine reductase complex selenoprotein A, translating into MAVDFKGKKVIVLGDRDGVPGPAIEECVKSAGGEVVFNTTECFVUTAAGAMDLENQARVKELAEKYNPADLIVVLGGAEAEASGLTAETVTNGDPAFAGPLTGVQLGLRVYHILEPEVKEAVDPEVYEKQVGMMEMVLDVEAITNEVRTIREQYSKY; encoded by the coding sequence ATGGCCGTTGATTTCAAAGGCAAAAAGGTCATCGTCCTGGGGGACCGGGACGGTGTACCGGGTCCGGCCATAGAGGAATGCGTTAAGAGCGCCGGCGGGGAAGTCGTTTTCAATACCACCGAATGCTTCGTCTGAACGGCGGCCGGCGCAATGGACCTGGAAAATCAGGCGCGGGTAAAGGAACTGGCGGAGAAGTATAATCCCGCCGACTTAATCGTCGTTTTGGGCGGCGCGGAGGCCGAAGCTTCCGGCCTCACGGCCGAAACGGTGACTAACGGCGACCCCGCCTTTGCCGGTCCATTGACGGGAGTCCAGTTAGGACTCAGGGTGTACCATATTCTGGAGCCGGAGGTCAAAGAGGCCGTTGACCCCGAGGTATATGAAAAGCAGGTCGGCATGATGGAAATGGTGCTGGATGTGGAAGCCATAACCAATGAGGTCCGGACCATCCGGGAGCAATACAGCAAATACTAG
- the grdB gene encoding glycine reductase complex selenoprotein B, with product MEKKKVRIVHYLNQFFGQIGGEEKADVPPMAKEGTVGPGLALQQALAQEGEVVATVICGDTYFAEHLEEAKAEVVRLIAQYDPDVVVAGPAFNAGRYGTACGAVAQGVWETLKKPVVSGMYPENPGVELYSRYAYIIKTGNSAAAMRQAVGPMARLAVKLGRGEPVGAPEEEGYLPRGIRRNVFCSERGSRRAVEMLVKKLRGEPFTTEYPMPVFDRVPPNPAVKDLARAKVALVTSGGIVPKGNPDKIESSSASKFGKYDIAGITDLTSETHQTAHGGYDPVYANEDPDRVLPVDVMRELEKEGVIGELHRYYYATVGNGTSVANARRYAQAIAAELKQDGVQAVILTSTUGTCTRCGATMVKEIERAGIPVVHVCTIVPISLTVGANRIVPAVAIPHPLGNPALSREEERNLRRRLVMKALRALQTEVEEQRVFAD from the coding sequence GTGGAAAAAAAGAAGGTCCGCATCGTCCATTATCTGAACCAGTTTTTCGGCCAGATAGGCGGCGAGGAGAAAGCGGACGTCCCTCCTATGGCCAAAGAGGGCACTGTAGGGCCGGGACTGGCCCTGCAGCAGGCCCTGGCTCAGGAGGGGGAAGTCGTCGCCACCGTTATATGCGGGGATACCTATTTTGCCGAACACCTGGAAGAGGCTAAGGCCGAAGTAGTCAGGCTCATTGCCCAATACGATCCGGATGTAGTCGTCGCCGGCCCGGCCTTTAATGCCGGCCGCTACGGGACCGCCTGCGGCGCCGTGGCCCAGGGCGTCTGGGAAACCCTGAAGAAGCCGGTGGTTTCCGGTATGTACCCCGAGAATCCCGGCGTGGAGCTCTACAGCCGTTATGCCTATATTATTAAGACTGGTAATTCCGCGGCGGCCATGCGGCAGGCTGTTGGTCCTATGGCGCGGTTGGCCGTCAAACTGGGCCGCGGGGAGCCGGTGGGAGCGCCGGAAGAGGAAGGCTACCTTCCCCGGGGTATCCGCAGGAACGTCTTCTGCTCCGAACGCGGTTCCAGGCGCGCCGTAGAGATGCTGGTAAAGAAACTCCGCGGCGAGCCCTTTACGACCGAATATCCCATGCCGGTCTTCGACCGGGTGCCCCCCAATCCGGCGGTCAAGGACTTAGCGCGTGCCAAGGTCGCCCTAGTAACTTCCGGAGGTATAGTGCCCAAGGGCAACCCCGACAAGATCGAGTCCTCCAGCGCCTCCAAGTTCGGGAAATACGATATTGCCGGCATAACGGATTTGACCAGCGAAACCCATCAGACGGCCCACGGCGGCTATGATCCGGTCTACGCCAACGAGGACCCGGACCGCGTGCTGCCGGTAGATGTTATGCGGGAACTGGAAAAAGAGGGGGTCATCGGCGAGCTCCACCGCTACTACTATGCCACGGTAGGCAACGGGACCTCGGTGGCCAACGCCCGTAGGTACGCCCAGGCTATTGCCGCCGAACTCAAACAGGACGGGGTGCAGGCAGTTATCCTCACCTCCACCTGAGGAACCTGCACTCGTTGCGGCGCAACGATGGTAAAGGAAATCGAAAGAGCCGGGATCCCTGTAGTTCACGTCTGCACCATTGTACCCATTTCCCTCACCGTAGGGGCCAACCGCATAGTGCCGGCCGTGGCCATACCGCACCCCCTGGGCAATCCCGCCCTTTCGCGGGAAGAAGAGAGAAACTTGCGGCGCAGGCTGGTCATGAAGGCCCTGCGGGCCCTGCAGACGGAAGTGGAGGAGCAGAGGGTCTTTGCCGACTAA
- the grdC gene encoding glycine/sarcosine/betaine reductase complex component C subunit beta, which translates to MSFPVLKGAAYALFHSPDILLTGGSTQKVERLKNPEGEYLQQLPSHLRSYEEVVQYPPNQVFIGNLRPEELENISRPWYSNLLTGASAQGKFGDIVSEDLLYGLLKLADSFDLVYLEKDFQARIKAKLLQTGLFEDGDFAKWKEGSEREEIEKYVRETGAEELLLDGQMVGCVRRAHDVDENLQAHVMLENLVTKATSIWAVRRLLKLLGSTGEEVEYIIETSEEACGDMNQRGGGNFAKAIGEMCGLRNATGADMRSFCAGPAHGLVTAAALVQAGIYRNVLVVGGGAVAKLGMNGRDHVKKGMPVLEDVLGAFAVLVGENDGANPVIRTDIIGRHKIGSGATPQAVMEALVTEPLGRGNLRIGDIDKYAPEMQNPEITEPAGAGNVPKANYKMIGALAVMKGEIQRGELEDFIKRHGMPGYAPTQGHIPSGVPFLAFAREGIMNGRYNRVMIIGKGSLFLGRMTGLFDGVSLVLEKNSGDVPGKGDVLPKDEVRRLVAEALRRVAGEIMGE; encoded by the coding sequence ATGAGCTTTCCGGTTCTCAAAGGAGCCGCCTACGCCCTTTTCCATTCTCCGGACATTCTCCTCACCGGAGGCTCCACTCAGAAGGTAGAACGCCTGAAAAATCCGGAGGGGGAGTACCTCCAGCAACTGCCCTCCCACCTCAGGTCTTATGAAGAAGTGGTACAGTATCCCCCCAATCAGGTTTTCATCGGCAACCTGCGGCCCGAAGAGCTGGAAAACATATCCCGGCCCTGGTACTCCAACTTGCTTACAGGTGCTTCCGCCCAAGGAAAGTTTGGGGATATCGTTTCCGAGGACTTGCTCTACGGGCTGCTGAAGCTGGCGGACAGCTTCGACCTCGTCTACCTGGAAAAGGATTTTCAGGCCCGCATTAAAGCAAAGCTGCTCCAGACGGGGCTTTTTGAGGATGGGGACTTTGCCAAATGGAAGGAAGGCAGCGAGCGAGAGGAAATCGAGAAGTATGTCCGCGAAACAGGAGCCGAAGAGCTCCTGCTAGACGGCCAGATGGTGGGCTGTGTGCGCCGGGCCCATGATGTGGATGAAAACCTACAGGCCCATGTGATGCTGGAGAACCTGGTCACCAAGGCCACGTCCATCTGGGCCGTGCGGCGCCTCCTCAAACTGCTGGGTTCTACCGGGGAGGAAGTGGAATACATTATCGAGACCTCTGAAGAAGCGTGCGGCGACATGAACCAGCGGGGCGGGGGGAATTTTGCCAAAGCCATCGGTGAGATGTGCGGACTGCGCAATGCTACAGGGGCGGATATGCGTTCCTTCTGCGCCGGCCCGGCCCACGGGTTGGTGACGGCGGCGGCCTTAGTCCAGGCGGGTATTTACAGGAACGTCCTGGTTGTCGGCGGGGGTGCCGTGGCCAAACTGGGGATGAACGGCCGGGACCACGTGAAAAAGGGCATGCCGGTGCTGGAGGACGTCCTGGGAGCCTTTGCCGTCCTGGTGGGCGAGAACGACGGGGCGAATCCGGTCATCCGCACCGACATCATTGGCCGCCATAAGATAGGGTCTGGGGCTACCCCCCAGGCAGTAATGGAGGCCCTGGTTACCGAGCCCCTGGGCAGGGGCAATTTAAGGATCGGCGACATCGACAAATACGCGCCTGAAATGCAGAACCCCGAAATTACGGAGCCGGCCGGCGCCGGGAACGTCCCCAAGGCCAACTATAAGATGATCGGTGCCCTGGCCGTAATGAAGGGCGAGATCCAGCGGGGTGAGCTGGAGGACTTTATCAAACGGCACGGTATGCCCGGTTATGCCCCGACCCAGGGTCACATACCCTCAGGGGTGCCCTTCCTCGCTTTCGCCCGGGAGGGGATTATGAACGGCCGGTATAATCGCGTCATGATCATCGGTAAAGGCAGCCTCTTTCTGGGAAGGATGACCGGCCTCTTCGACGGCGTGTCCTTGGTGTTAGAGAAAAACTCCGGAGACGTGCCGGGTAAAGGGGATGTCCTACCCAAAGATGAAGTTCGCCGCCTGGTGGCCGAAGCCCTGCGCAGAGTAGCCGGGGAGATTATGGGAGAGTGA
- the grdD gene encoding glycine/sarcosine/betaine reductase complex component C subunit alpha, with protein MSGSALKQAIGEVFLELGDALEGRAPVVPRVRVGLTLSPNEVGREELVRGAVEAVLSHSDIEVVLIGPEVEGLEEALRLGISHVPAGDCERDLHQAMETLLKTGEIQAAVTMHFNFPLGTATVGRVVTPGKGREMFIATTTGTSDADRVKAMVKNALAGIACAKACGIARPKLGILNVEGARMVERILRKLQSQGYDLEFATSVRSDGGAVMRGNDLLAGACDVMVTDSLTGNILMKVFSSFTTGGEYEALGYGYGPGIGETYGHLVFILSRASGAPVVAGAIRYAAQAAQGKVLALYKEELARAKGAGLEGLWDAEEVKGEQTAAPVPEPPRKPVSEEIPGIDILELEAAVRALWKAGIYAASGMGCTGPVILVAPEDAETARNLLRQEGYI; from the coding sequence ATGTCCGGCTCGGCTCTTAAGCAGGCGATAGGGGAGGTCTTCCTGGAGCTGGGCGATGCCCTGGAGGGCAGGGCTCCGGTAGTACCCCGCGTACGGGTGGGCCTTACCCTGTCCCCCAACGAGGTGGGCCGGGAAGAGCTGGTCCGGGGGGCCGTGGAAGCGGTCCTCAGTCACAGCGATATCGAGGTAGTACTCATAGGGCCGGAGGTGGAAGGCCTGGAGGAAGCCCTCCGCCTGGGAATCTCCCATGTCCCGGCCGGTGACTGCGAGAGGGACCTGCACCAGGCCATGGAAACACTTCTGAAAACCGGTGAGATCCAGGCGGCGGTGACCATGCATTTTAATTTCCCCCTGGGCACGGCCACCGTAGGCCGGGTGGTTACCCCCGGCAAGGGGCGGGAGATGTTCATAGCCACTACTACGGGTACCTCCGATGCCGACCGGGTAAAGGCCATGGTAAAAAACGCCCTGGCGGGCATCGCCTGTGCCAAAGCTTGCGGCATCGCCCGGCCCAAGCTGGGCATTTTAAACGTTGAAGGCGCCCGCATGGTGGAGCGGATCTTGAGGAAACTGCAGAGTCAGGGGTACGACCTGGAGTTCGCAACTTCCGTGCGTTCCGACGGTGGAGCGGTCATGCGGGGGAACGATCTCCTGGCCGGCGCCTGCGACGTCATGGTGACCGACAGCCTTACCGGGAACATCCTCATGAAGGTCTTTTCCTCCTTTACCACCGGCGGGGAATACGAGGCCCTGGGCTACGGCTACGGGCCGGGAATAGGGGAAACTTATGGTCACCTCGTTTTCATCTTGTCCCGGGCCTCCGGAGCGCCGGTAGTAGCCGGTGCCATCCGTTATGCGGCGCAGGCGGCCCAGGGTAAGGTCCTTGCCCTTTATAAAGAAGAGCTGGCCAGGGCCAAAGGGGCCGGTCTGGAGGGCCTCTGGGACGCTGAAGAGGTTAAAGGCGAACAGACGGCTGCTCCTGTGCCGGAACCGCCCAGAAAGCCCGTGAGCGAGGAGATCCCCGGTATCGATATCTTAGAATTGGAGGCGGCCGTCCGGGCCCTGTGGAAGGCCGGGATTTACGCCGCCAGCGGGATGGGCTGCACCGGCCCTGTAATCCTGGTAGCCCCCGAGGACGCCGAGACGGCTAGAAACCTGCTGAGGCAGGAGGGCTATATTTAG
- a CDS encoding ABC transporter permease, whose protein sequence is MRDWRQALRDFVRWWREAFRSSGGLKVIFLKELGDHLSSTRMTIIFSLVAVACLSSLYVAGQNIRQAVSDETSAFVFLRLFTTSGGSLPPFIAFMSFLGPLLGLAMGFDAINGEYHKRTLSRLLAQPIYRDDVINGKFLAGIAVLTLMVAVLGLLVAGLGLALFGVPPRGEELLRMVAYLLVTVIYIAFWLSLSLLFSLVFRQTATSALAGIAVWLFFAIFAPMLAGIIADGLFPVAQDSPADLVLRNAAWKQGLSRLSPTTLYDEATITLLNPDVRTLGPVLIQQLIGAVPGFLPLGQSLLLIWPHLVGLIAATMLIFAAAYYFFMRQEIRTN, encoded by the coding sequence ATGAGGGATTGGCGCCAAGCACTCCGGGACTTTGTCCGTTGGTGGCGTGAGGCCTTCCGCAGTAGCGGTGGCTTGAAGGTTATCTTCCTCAAAGAGCTCGGCGACCACCTAAGCAGTACGAGGATGACCATTATCTTTTCCCTGGTCGCCGTGGCCTGCCTCTCGTCCCTTTACGTCGCGGGTCAAAACATCCGCCAGGCGGTGAGCGACGAAACCTCGGCCTTCGTGTTTCTGCGTCTTTTCACCACGAGCGGCGGCTCTTTGCCCCCTTTCATCGCCTTCATGTCCTTTCTGGGGCCCCTTTTGGGGCTGGCCATGGGCTTCGACGCCATAAACGGCGAATACCATAAGCGTACCCTGAGCCGCCTGCTGGCCCAGCCTATTTACCGCGACGACGTGATAAACGGCAAATTTCTTGCCGGCATTGCGGTGCTGACCCTTATGGTTGCCGTCTTGGGGCTGCTGGTGGCCGGGCTGGGCCTCGCCCTCTTCGGCGTTCCACCCCGGGGGGAAGAATTATTGCGGATGGTTGCTTATCTTTTGGTAACCGTCATTTATATAGCCTTCTGGCTAAGCCTGTCCTTGCTATTTTCCCTGGTCTTCCGCCAGACGGCCACTTCGGCCCTGGCCGGTATAGCCGTGTGGCTTTTCTTTGCCATCTTTGCACCTATGCTGGCCGGAATTATTGCCGATGGGCTGTTCCCCGTGGCCCAGGATTCTCCTGCCGACCTGGTGCTTCGCAACGCTGCCTGGAAGCAGGGGCTCAGCCGTCTTTCGCCGACCACCCTTTACGATGAAGCGACCATAACCCTGCTGAACCCCGATGTACGCACTTTGGGCCCCGTTCTGATCCAGCAGCTCATAGGAGCCGTTCCCGGGTTCTTGCCCCTGGGACAGAGCCTGCTCCTCATCTGGCCGCATTTGGTGGGCCTTATCGCCGCCACCATGCTCATTTTCGCGGCGGCCTACTATTTCTTCATGCGCCAGGAGATACGCACGAATTAA